In Microbacterium esteraromaticum, the following proteins share a genomic window:
- a CDS encoding aspartate aminotransferase family protein, giving the protein MSSYTDRHGATHALPAPEAEAQVRADDRAHVFHSWSAQALIDPVPVASGAGSTFWDYAGNEYLDFSSQLVNLNLGHQHPDIVSAIQRQAGRLATIQPSVANDVRGELARLIAEVAPDGLEKVFFTNGGAEANEYAVRLARQSTGRRKVLSMYRSYHGSTSTAISLTGDPRRWANDVSDTGAVRFFGPYLYRSPFHSETPEQETARALAHLEQTILLEGPSTIAAIIIESVVGTNGVLVPPPGYLQGVRELCDRHGIVYIADEVMVGFGRMGEWFGFQAHGGQPDLITFAKGVNSGYVPLGGVVISDRIAAHFDTTPFAGGLTYSGHPLACAAGVATFEVFARDGILERVRDLGERIVEPTLRSWESTHPSVGEVRGRGLFWAVELVRDRETREPLVPFNASGADAAPMGAFAAAAKKAGVWPFVHFNRTHIAPPLVITEDELVRGLAAIDDALTVADGYTA; this is encoded by the coding sequence ATGAGCAGCTACACCGACCGGCACGGCGCGACGCACGCCCTGCCCGCCCCCGAGGCCGAGGCTCAGGTGCGCGCCGACGACCGCGCGCACGTGTTCCACTCGTGGAGCGCGCAGGCGCTCATCGACCCCGTCCCCGTGGCATCCGGTGCCGGATCGACGTTCTGGGACTACGCAGGCAACGAGTACCTCGACTTCTCGAGCCAGCTGGTGAACCTGAACCTGGGTCACCAGCATCCCGACATCGTCTCCGCCATCCAGCGACAGGCGGGACGCCTGGCCACCATCCAGCCGTCGGTCGCGAACGACGTGCGCGGCGAGCTCGCCCGCCTGATCGCCGAGGTCGCCCCCGATGGTCTCGAGAAGGTCTTCTTCACGAACGGCGGCGCCGAGGCCAACGAGTACGCGGTGCGACTGGCGCGCCAGTCGACCGGGCGCCGCAAGGTGCTCTCGATGTACCGCAGCTACCACGGCTCGACCTCGACGGCGATCTCGCTCACCGGCGACCCGCGTCGCTGGGCGAACGACGTCAGCGACACGGGCGCCGTGCGGTTCTTCGGACCGTACCTGTACCGCTCGCCGTTCCACTCCGAGACCCCAGAGCAGGAGACCGCGCGGGCGCTCGCGCACCTCGAGCAGACGATCCTGCTCGAGGGCCCCTCGACCATCGCCGCGATCATCATCGAGTCGGTCGTCGGCACGAACGGCGTGCTCGTGCCTCCGCCCGGATACCTGCAGGGCGTGCGAGAGCTGTGCGACCGGCACGGCATCGTGTACATCGCCGATGAGGTCATGGTCGGCTTCGGCCGCATGGGCGAGTGGTTCGGGTTCCAGGCACACGGCGGACAGCCCGACCTCATCACCTTCGCCAAGGGCGTCAACTCGGGATACGTCCCCCTCGGCGGCGTCGTGATCTCCGACCGCATCGCCGCGCACTTCGACACCACCCCGTTCGCGGGCGGGCTCACCTACTCGGGGCACCCGCTGGCGTGCGCCGCCGGTGTCGCGACCTTCGAGGTGTTCGCCCGAGACGGCATCCTCGAGCGGGTGCGCGACCTCGGCGAGCGCATCGTCGAGCCGACGCTGCGCTCGTGGGAGTCGACCCACCCCAGCGTCGGCGAGGTGCGCGGACGCGGGCTGTTCTGGGCCGTCGAGCTCGTGCGCGACCGCGAGACCCGCGAGCCGCTCGTGCCGTTCAACGCCTCGGGCGCGGATGCCGCACCGATGGGAGCCTTCGCCGCTGCCGCCAAGAAGGCAGGCGTCTGGCCGTTCGTGCACTTCAACCGCACGCACATCGCCCCGCCGCTCGTCATCACCGAGGACGAGCTGGTGCGCGGCCTCGCCGCGATCGACGACGCGCTCACGGTGGCCGACGGCTACACGGCCTGA
- a CDS encoding ABC transporter permease — MTATPTMAVKLLRAPRTARPHITFTISAAVLIIVTLAAILAPWIAPYDPDAVDFSAFHAQPSAAHWLGTDALGRDILSRIIHGGRTALVGPLLVVVFSTAIGILLGLLAGWRGGWIDAVLGRVFDVLFAFPSLLIAIMAVALFGKGLVAPIIAMSIAYAPFVARLTRSLIAAERSRPYVAAYRVQGFSGPWIALRRVLPNVVPIVGAQSALNFGYVLAELAGLSFLGLGVQPPTADWGGMINEAQAGVAAAQFLPAIVPAVVVVIVVVAVNIIGEELSDRIGGEIPA, encoded by the coding sequence ATGACCGCGACCCCCACCATGGCGGTGAAGCTGCTGCGCGCGCCGCGCACCGCACGACCGCACATCACATTCACCATCAGCGCCGCGGTGCTGATCATCGTGACCCTCGCGGCGATCCTCGCACCGTGGATCGCACCCTACGACCCCGATGCGGTCGACTTCTCGGCGTTCCACGCGCAGCCGTCTGCCGCTCACTGGCTGGGAACGGATGCACTGGGGCGCGACATCCTCAGCCGCATCATCCACGGTGGCCGCACCGCACTTGTCGGGCCCCTGCTGGTCGTCGTGTTCTCGACCGCCATCGGCATCCTGCTCGGCCTGCTGGCCGGATGGCGCGGCGGCTGGATCGACGCCGTGCTCGGGCGCGTGTTCGACGTGCTGTTCGCGTTCCCCTCGCTGCTGATCGCGATCATGGCCGTCGCGCTGTTCGGCAAGGGCCTGGTCGCCCCGATCATCGCGATGAGCATCGCCTACGCGCCGTTCGTCGCCCGCCTCACACGCAGCCTGATCGCTGCGGAGCGCAGCCGGCCCTATGTCGCCGCATATCGGGTGCAGGGCTTCAGCGGCCCGTGGATCGCGCTTCGCCGGGTGCTGCCCAACGTCGTCCCCATAGTCGGCGCGCAGTCGGCCCTCAACTTCGGCTACGTCCTCGCCGAGCTCGCCGGGCTGTCGTTCCTCGGCCTCGGCGTGCAGCCGCCGACCGCCGACTGGGGCGGCATGATCAACGAGGCCCAGGCCGGTGTCGCCGCCGCGCAGTTCCTGCCCGCGATCGTTCCCGCTGTCGTCGTCGTGATCGTCGTGGTCGCGGTGAACATCATCGGCGAAGAGCTGTCGGACCGCATCGGAGGGGAGATCCCCGCATGA
- a CDS encoding CoA-acylating methylmalonate-semialdehyde dehydrogenase has protein sequence MTTIRHYIDGAETGTTDRTLPVYDPATGGAHRQVAAASAQEVEQAIASAKAAQKAWRASSLIKRADVFFRLRQILAERTDELAAIVTSEHGKVLSDAAGEVSRGIENVEFAAGLLHHLKGERAEQVSRGVDVHSVKQPVGVVACITPFNFPVMVPLWMVASAIACGNTVVLKPSEKDPSAAIWLAKAFQEAGLPDGVLNVVNGDKTAVDTLLDSTDVGAISFVGSTPIAKSIYERASANGKRVQALGGAKNHMVVMPDADLDGAAAAAISAAYGSAGERCMAVSVLVAVGDIADDLVDGIRTRIADLRIGAGTDSASEMGPLITREHRDKVESYVKGAAAEGATVIVDGTQKRFEGDGFFTGVSLLDNVRPGMQVYEDEIFGPVLSVVRVETYAEAVELINANAFGNGTAIFTRDGGTARQFEFDIEVGMVGVNVPIPVPVGAFSFGGWKNSLFGDSHIYGPESINFYTRSKVVTTRWPDHTPAQVDLGFPSNH, from the coding sequence GTGACCACGATCCGCCACTACATCGACGGCGCCGAGACCGGCACCACTGACCGCACCCTGCCGGTCTACGACCCCGCGACCGGAGGGGCGCACCGCCAGGTCGCCGCCGCCAGCGCGCAGGAGGTCGAGCAGGCGATCGCCTCGGCCAAGGCGGCCCAGAAGGCGTGGCGCGCCTCGAGCCTCATCAAGCGCGCCGACGTGTTCTTCCGTCTGCGCCAGATCCTCGCCGAGCGCACCGACGAGCTCGCCGCCATCGTCACCAGCGAGCACGGCAAGGTGCTCTCCGACGCCGCAGGCGAGGTCTCGCGCGGCATCGAGAACGTCGAATTCGCCGCGGGCCTCCTGCACCATCTCAAGGGCGAGCGCGCCGAGCAGGTCTCGCGCGGCGTCGACGTGCACTCGGTCAAGCAGCCGGTCGGCGTCGTCGCCTGCATCACGCCGTTCAACTTCCCCGTGATGGTGCCGTTGTGGATGGTCGCCTCAGCCATCGCATGCGGCAACACCGTGGTGCTCAAGCCGAGCGAGAAGGACCCGTCCGCCGCCATCTGGCTCGCCAAGGCCTTCCAGGAGGCCGGTCTTCCCGACGGCGTGCTCAACGTCGTCAACGGTGACAAGACCGCCGTCGACACGCTGCTCGACTCGACCGACGTCGGCGCCATCAGCTTCGTCGGCTCCACCCCCATCGCGAAGTCGATCTACGAGCGCGCCTCGGCCAACGGCAAGCGCGTGCAGGCGCTGGGCGGCGCCAAGAATCACATGGTCGTCATGCCCGACGCCGATCTCGACGGCGCCGCCGCCGCCGCCATCTCGGCCGCCTACGGCTCTGCCGGCGAGCGCTGCATGGCCGTGTCGGTGCTGGTCGCCGTGGGCGACATCGCCGATGACCTGGTCGACGGCATCCGCACCCGCATCGCCGACCTGCGCATCGGCGCCGGCACCGACTCCGCCTCCGAGATGGGTCCGCTGATCACCCGCGAGCACCGCGACAAGGTCGAGTCCTACGTGAAGGGCGCCGCAGCAGAAGGCGCCACTGTGATCGTCGACGGCACGCAGAAGCGATTCGAAGGAGACGGCTTCTTCACCGGCGTCTCGCTGCTCGACAACGTGCGACCGGGCATGCAGGTCTACGAGGACGAGATCTTCGGGCCGGTGCTCTCGGTCGTGCGCGTCGAGACCTACGCCGAGGCCGTCGAGCTGATCAACGCCAACGCGTTCGGCAACGGCACCGCGATCTTCACCCGCGACGGCGGCACCGCCCGCCAGTTCGAGTTCGACATCGAGGTCGGCATGGTCGGCGTCAACGTGCCGATCCCCGTGCCCGTCGGCGCCTTCTCGTTCGGCGGCTGGAAGAACTCGCTGTTCGGCGACTCGCACATCTACGGCCCCGAGTCGATCAACTTCTACACGCGCTCGAAGGTCGTCACCACCCGCTGGCCCGACCACACGCCCGCGCAGGTCGACCTCGGCTTCCCCAGCAACCACTGA
- a CDS encoding amidohydrolase gives MTDIVFHGGSVFTGAGEPLHGHAVVIRDGRIAAVVPEAEAFEIAGDRAERIDLDGALLSPGFQDAHIHAVGGGVELLQCNLSEAGSAADAVERVRAYAEANPDEEWILGGGWSMDHFPGGAPVRTLLDDAAPGRPVLLLSRDHHSAWASSEAIRRAGLTAATADPADGRIEREPDGFPAGTFHEGAGELFAAVRPGTDAELSYRGLLRAQDELIALGITGWQDAMVGHGNAALSDPLPIYERALVEGALQVHVTGAQWWVRDGGIEQVEHMVAERERIAALEPAGRLSVGTTKIMVDGVAENQTAAMLTPYRDHHGHDTGNHGLSFIDPERLREYVTALDAAGQQVHMHALGDRAVREGLDALEAARAANGPTDGRHHLAHLQIIAEEDVPRFAELDAVANLQALWATHEDQLDELTLPFLQDGLVDRQYPFGDLARAGARFAAGSDWPVSSAAPLDAIHIAVNRAYPGSERDPLGGAHQRLDLVTALAAYTSGSAWVNHRDHDTGSIREGYLADLVVISPDPFALPAHELHRAQVEQTWITGRRLHDRRTTASATSSPDPSRES, from the coding sequence ATGACGGACATCGTCTTCCACGGCGGCTCGGTCTTCACCGGCGCCGGCGAGCCCCTGCACGGCCATGCGGTCGTGATCCGCGACGGGCGCATCGCCGCCGTCGTTCCCGAGGCGGAGGCCTTCGAGATCGCGGGCGACCGTGCCGAGCGCATCGACCTCGACGGAGCGCTCTTGAGCCCCGGATTCCAGGACGCGCACATCCACGCCGTCGGCGGCGGCGTCGAGCTGCTGCAGTGCAACCTCAGCGAGGCCGGATCGGCCGCTGACGCGGTAGAGCGCGTGCGCGCCTACGCCGAGGCCAATCCCGACGAGGAGTGGATCCTCGGTGGCGGGTGGTCGATGGACCACTTCCCGGGCGGCGCCCCCGTGCGCACGCTGCTCGACGACGCGGCACCCGGCAGGCCCGTGCTGCTGCTGAGCCGCGACCACCACAGCGCCTGGGCGTCGAGCGAGGCCATCCGCCGCGCAGGCCTGACCGCGGCGACGGCCGACCCCGCAGACGGGCGGATCGAGCGCGAGCCGGACGGATTCCCTGCGGGTACCTTTCACGAAGGCGCGGGCGAGCTGTTCGCCGCCGTGCGCCCTGGAACTGACGCCGAGCTGTCGTACCGCGGCCTGCTGCGCGCGCAGGACGAGCTCATCGCGCTCGGCATCACCGGCTGGCAGGACGCCATGGTGGGCCACGGCAACGCCGCGCTCAGCGACCCGCTTCCGATCTACGAGCGCGCGCTCGTCGAGGGCGCGCTGCAGGTGCACGTGACCGGCGCCCAGTGGTGGGTGCGAGACGGCGGCATCGAGCAGGTCGAGCACATGGTCGCCGAACGAGAGCGCATCGCCGCACTCGAGCCCGCCGGCCGCCTCAGCGTCGGCACGACGAAGATCATGGTCGACGGCGTCGCCGAGAACCAGACCGCGGCGATGCTCACGCCGTACCGCGACCACCACGGTCATGACACCGGCAACCATGGGCTGAGCTTCATCGACCCCGAGCGGCTGCGCGAGTACGTCACGGCCCTCGACGCCGCCGGTCAGCAGGTGCACATGCACGCGCTCGGCGACCGTGCCGTGCGCGAGGGCCTCGACGCGCTCGAAGCCGCTCGGGCGGCCAACGGCCCCACCGACGGCCGGCACCACCTCGCTCACCTGCAGATCATCGCCGAGGAGGACGTGCCCCGGTTCGCCGAGCTCGACGCCGTCGCCAATCTGCAGGCGCTGTGGGCCACGCACGAAGACCAGCTCGACGAACTCACCCTGCCGTTCCTGCAGGACGGGCTCGTCGACCGTCAGTACCCCTTCGGCGACCTCGCACGCGCCGGCGCCCGCTTCGCGGCGGGAAGCGACTGGCCCGTGTCGAGCGCGGCACCGCTCGACGCGATCCACATCGCCGTGAACCGCGCCTACCCGGGCTCTGAGCGGGATCCTCTCGGCGGTGCGCACCAGCGCCTCGACCTGGTTACCGCACTCGCCGCATACACATCGGGTAGCGCCTGGGTGAACCACCGCGATCACGACACCGGCAGCATCCGCGAGGGATACCTCGCCGACCTGGTCGTGATCTCCCCCGACCCGTTCGCCCTGCCCGCCCACGAGCTGCACCGCGCCCAGGTCGAGCAGACCTGGATCACCGGCCGCAGGCTCCATGACCGCAGAACCACAGCATCCGCCACCTCCTCACCCGACCCGTCCAGGGAGTCCTGA
- a CDS encoding dipeptide ABC transporter ATP-binding protein has protein sequence MTTALTSESTPATLLEIQDLTLDLPDGRRLLHGISLHVAAGETVGLVGESGSGKSLTARSVLGLLPDHAVVGGTVSVEGRSPLDDAASLQDIRRKAAAMVFQDPRAGINPMRTVGDHVTEALRLAPAAGEQPWRGDAARARAEELLAAVRLPAPAEHLDQHPHELSGGMLQRVMIAGALATGPRLLVCDEPTTALDVTTQAEIVQVLRELCAERGMGMLFITHDLNLAGSLCDRLVVMKDGEIVEQGPAHDVLVDPAADYTRRLVAATPRIAGGAKAVAADAPTDAMVQVAGVSKTYGVRGGHEVRAVIDAELVIPAGGALAVVGESGSGKSTLARMIVGLEGVDSGEIRIGGHSAIDRPRTRTERLARAKRVQMVFQDPYLSLDPRIPAGRAVEDALILHTGVTRARARERALELLTSVGLGPEHAGARPKTLSGGQRQRVAIARALAIEPDLLVMDEATSALDVSVQAQVLDLVADIRRKQGLTLLFISHDLAVVRRVCEQTIVMRRGEIVERGATDRLLADPQHEYTRLLIDSVPVPVS, from the coding sequence ATGACCACCGCACTCACGTCGGAATCGACCCCGGCGACCCTCCTCGAGATCCAGGATCTGACACTCGACCTGCCTGACGGCAGGCGTCTGCTGCACGGCATCAGTCTTCACGTGGCCGCAGGAGAGACCGTGGGTCTCGTCGGAGAGTCCGGCTCGGGCAAGTCCCTCACCGCGCGCAGCGTTCTCGGGCTGCTGCCCGATCACGCCGTGGTCGGGGGCACCGTCAGCGTCGAGGGGCGGTCGCCGCTCGACGACGCGGCATCGCTGCAGGACATCCGCCGGAAAGCCGCGGCCATGGTGTTCCAGGACCCGCGTGCCGGGATCAACCCCATGCGCACGGTCGGCGACCACGTCACCGAGGCGCTGCGTCTGGCGCCCGCCGCGGGTGAGCAGCCCTGGCGGGGGGACGCCGCGCGCGCCCGCGCAGAGGAGCTGCTCGCCGCCGTCCGCCTGCCGGCTCCGGCGGAGCACCTCGACCAGCATCCGCACGAGCTGTCGGGCGGCATGCTGCAGCGCGTGATGATCGCGGGCGCGCTGGCCACAGGGCCGCGCCTTCTCGTCTGCGACGAGCCGACCACCGCGCTCGACGTCACCACGCAGGCCGAGATCGTGCAGGTGCTGCGCGAGCTGTGCGCTGAGCGAGGCATGGGCATGCTGTTCATCACCCACGACCTCAACCTCGCCGGCTCCCTCTGCGACCGTCTCGTCGTCATGAAGGACGGCGAGATCGTCGAGCAGGGGCCGGCGCACGACGTGCTCGTCGACCCTGCCGCCGACTACACGCGGCGCCTGGTCGCCGCCACTCCGCGCATCGCGGGCGGGGCGAAGGCGGTCGCCGCCGACGCGCCGACGGATGCCATGGTGCAGGTCGCCGGTGTCTCGAAGACGTACGGCGTGCGCGGGGGTCACGAGGTGAGGGCCGTGATCGACGCCGAGCTGGTCATACCGGCAGGCGGAGCGCTCGCCGTGGTGGGGGAATCGGGCTCTGGCAAGTCGACGCTCGCCCGCATGATCGTGGGCCTGGAGGGCGTCGACTCGGGCGAGATCCGCATCGGCGGGCACTCGGCCATCGACCGGCCGCGCACCCGCACCGAGCGCCTGGCGCGGGCGAAGCGCGTGCAGATGGTCTTCCAGGATCCGTACCTGTCGCTCGACCCGCGCATCCCCGCCGGTCGCGCGGTCGAAGACGCGCTGATCCTGCACACCGGGGTCACCCGCGCGCGGGCCCGCGAGCGGGCGCTCGAGCTGCTGACCTCGGTGGGCCTCGGACCTGAGCATGCCGGGGCCAGGCCGAAGACGCTCTCGGGCGGCCAGCGGCAGCGCGTCGCCATCGCCCGTGCGCTCGCGATCGAACCGGATCTGCTCGTCATGGACGAGGCGACCAGTGCGCTCGACGTGTCGGTGCAGGCGCAGGTGCTCGACCTCGTCGCCGACATCCGCCGCAAGCAGGGACTCACGCTGCTGTTCATCAGCCACGACCTCGCGGTCGTGCGGCGGGTGTGCGAGCAGACCATCGTGATGCGCCGCGGCGAGATCGTCGAGCGCGGGGCGACCGACCGCCTTCTCGCGGATCCGCAGCACGAGTACACCCGGCTGCTCATCGACTCGGTGCCGGTACCCGTCTCGTGA
- a CDS encoding ABC transporter permease, with translation MTTTRRVAGKLGGLLLTLFLASLLVFFSRFVVPGDPVRFLLRGRKPSEEAIAQVTAQYGLDLPPWQQYLKWAGGVLQGDFGRSLQYRQDVSVVLGERLPVTLTLVVMAGLLIAVVGLVLGAVAALNRGRTLDRVILIGLTVLGAIPSFVGSIVLIAVFSVQLGWFPTFGSGEDLLDRVHHLILPSIALGLVFIVLVGKVTRSAMVEQLTREHVEVATSRGLSRWTVLRRHVLRNSLGPILTVSGVLVAGLIVASTIVEAAFGIAGVGSLLVQSVDRLDFPVVQAIVLIVVTAFVVMNAIVDILEPWIDPRSAAGAGAR, from the coding sequence ATGACGACCACCCGACGCGTCGCCGGGAAGCTCGGAGGACTCCTCCTCACGCTCTTCCTGGCCTCGCTGCTCGTCTTCTTCTCGCGCTTCGTCGTTCCCGGCGATCCCGTGCGATTCCTGCTGCGCGGGCGCAAGCCCAGCGAAGAGGCGATCGCGCAGGTGACCGCGCAGTACGGACTCGATCTGCCGCCCTGGCAGCAGTACCTGAAGTGGGCCGGCGGCGTGCTGCAGGGCGACTTCGGCCGCTCGCTGCAGTACCGGCAGGACGTCTCGGTCGTGCTGGGCGAGCGCCTTCCCGTGACCCTGACGCTCGTCGTGATGGCGGGGCTGCTGATCGCGGTCGTCGGTCTCGTGCTGGGCGCCGTCGCGGCGCTGAACCGGGGGCGCACCCTCGACCGCGTCATCCTGATCGGGCTGACCGTGCTCGGCGCGATCCCGTCGTTCGTGGGGTCGATCGTGCTCATCGCCGTCTTCTCGGTGCAGCTCGGCTGGTTCCCCACCTTCGGCTCGGGAGAGGACCTCCTCGACCGGGTGCACCACCTGATCCTGCCGTCGATCGCCCTCGGCCTCGTGTTCATCGTGCTGGTCGGCAAGGTCACCCGCTCGGCCATGGTCGAGCAGCTCACCCGCGAGCACGTCGAGGTCGCCACCAGCCGCGGGCTCTCGCGCTGGACGGTGCTGCGCCGCCACGTGCTGCGCAACTCCCTCGGCCCGATCCTCACCGTCTCCGGCGTGCTCGTCGCCGGACTCATCGTCGCGAGCACCATCGTCGAGGCCGCGTTCGGCATCGCCGGCGTCGGCTCGCTGCTCGTGCAGTCGGTCGACCGACTCGACTTCCCCGTCGTCCAGGCGATCGTGCTCATCGTGGTCACCGCATTCGTGGTCATGAACGCGATCGTCGACATCCTCGAACCCTGGATCGACCCCCGATCCGCAGCCGGAGCAGGTGCCCGATGA
- a CDS encoding ABC transporter substrate-binding protein yields the protein MNPTRNARPVALGAAVLLAAGLLTGCGPAANSTDDADGDTSLDWKLTTETAAPSGDIDSFTFASYSEPYSLDYAYAFDYSDNQVLANVCESLLRLNPDFTLSPALAEKFDHPTPTTWVYTIRDGVRFHDGAALTADDVVASLSRHLDPAVGSSWYSVYQNVAGIEKTGDREVTVTMKTPDSQFNLSMGGSAGVVESAATLAEKGQDYGNSTGLVNCTGPFSLTEWKSGESITLTRNDDYWDEDLRARSGEVRFVFMGDSTARVNALKSGDVDGSWMIPIEAVPQLRASGKGDALFAPSTAVGDLVISDLEGPLGDVRVRKALLLAMDREGMIQASARGVGEVTDVFTTETVWGDASEGARTAAFDDISSYEQNLEEAKKLIAEAGVEGEELTYVTAPIGNDFAVISQATAAAAQSIGLTLKIESVSPAAYTALFSDPSAREGVDLFYTSWYLSSPDALEMYSVLRTGEFSNYGNWSNPEFDEVVNQAIATDDPAERSELTAKAQQIANAELPWLPLFEGPVPMFLGERITGLDPSMAFLYYPWAATIGAR from the coding sequence ATGAACCCGACCCGAAACGCCCGGCCGGTCGCCCTCGGCGCCGCCGTTCTTCTCGCAGCCGGTCTGCTGACCGGCTGCGGGCCCGCTGCGAACAGCACCGATGACGCCGACGGCGACACATCGCTCGACTGGAAGCTGACGACCGAGACCGCCGCGCCCAGCGGCGACATCGACAGCTTCACCTTCGCCAGCTACTCCGAGCCCTACTCGCTCGACTACGCGTACGCCTTCGACTACAGCGACAACCAGGTGCTCGCGAACGTCTGCGAGTCGCTGCTGCGCCTGAACCCCGACTTCACGCTCAGCCCCGCGCTCGCCGAGAAGTTCGACCACCCCACGCCCACCACCTGGGTGTACACGATCCGCGACGGAGTGCGCTTCCACGACGGAGCCGCGCTCACCGCCGACGACGTCGTCGCGTCGCTCAGCCGCCACCTCGATCCCGCCGTCGGATCCTCGTGGTATTCGGTGTACCAGAACGTCGCCGGCATCGAGAAGACGGGCGACCGCGAGGTCACCGTGACGATGAAGACGCCCGACTCGCAGTTCAACCTCTCGATGGGCGGCTCGGCGGGCGTGGTCGAATCGGCGGCCACGCTCGCCGAGAAGGGACAGGACTACGGCAACTCGACCGGATTGGTCAACTGCACCGGTCCGTTCTCGCTGACCGAGTGGAAGTCAGGCGAGTCGATCACCCTCACCCGCAACGACGACTACTGGGACGAGGATCTCCGCGCCCGCTCGGGCGAGGTGAGATTCGTCTTCATGGGCGATTCGACCGCGCGCGTCAACGCGCTCAAGTCGGGCGACGTCGATGGCTCGTGGATGATCCCGATCGAGGCAGTGCCGCAGCTGCGCGCCTCGGGGAAGGGCGATGCGCTGTTCGCGCCGAGCACCGCCGTCGGCGACCTCGTGATCAGCGACCTCGAGGGTCCGCTCGGAGACGTGCGCGTGCGCAAGGCGCTGCTGCTCGCGATGGACCGTGAGGGCATGATCCAGGCATCGGCCCGCGGCGTCGGCGAGGTCACCGACGTCTTCACCACCGAGACGGTGTGGGGCGATGCCTCCGAGGGCGCGCGCACCGCCGCGTTCGACGACATCAGCTCGTACGAGCAGAACCTCGAAGAGGCCAAGAAGCTCATCGCCGAGGCCGGCGTCGAGGGCGAGGAGCTCACGTATGTCACCGCGCCGATCGGAAACGACTTCGCCGTCATCTCGCAGGCCACCGCAGCCGCCGCCCAGTCGATCGGGTTGACGCTGAAGATCGAGTCGGTCAGCCCCGCCGCCTATACCGCGCTGTTCTCCGACCCGAGCGCGCGCGAAGGCGTCGACCTGTTCTACACGAGCTGGTATCTCTCGAGCCCGGACGCCCTGGAGATGTACTCGGTGCTGCGCACCGGGGAGTTCAGCAACTACGGCAACTGGTCGAACCCCGAATTCGACGAGGTCGTCAACCAGGCCATCGCCACCGACGACCCCGCCGAGCGCAGCGAGCTGACCGCGAAGGCGCAGCAGATCGCCAACGCCGAGCTGCCGTGGCTGCCGCTGTTCGAAGGCCCCGTGCCGATGTTCCTCGGCGAGCGCATCACGGGCCTCGACCCCTCGATGGCTTTCCTCTACTACCCGTGGGCGGCCACGATCGGCGCTCGCTGA
- a CDS encoding histidine phosphatase family protein — protein MSRVWLVRHGESLLNAAGRMQGWADAPLTSRGIALALARGRMLAAAGIGFDAAWSADGIRHRETARHLLAGAGAGVVAREDSRWREMCFGALEGARTRRFGRLIVAHGELRPALEELAERDPSAEHPDAVVQRSRAALAAAAQSGEEVLVVTSGITKLLLLDALEADLSHLDAGPPHLSLSTVTLEKRGGAWRVDRAVRDTL, from the coding sequence GTGAGTCGAGTGTGGCTGGTGCGGCATGGCGAGAGCCTGCTGAACGCCGCCGGCCGGATGCAGGGCTGGGCCGATGCGCCGCTCACCTCGCGCGGCATCGCGCTCGCGCTCGCGCGAGGACGGATGCTCGCGGCGGCGGGCATCGGGTTCGATGCGGCGTGGTCGGCGGACGGCATCCGGCATCGCGAGACCGCTCGCCATCTGCTCGCCGGCGCGGGAGCGGGTGTTGTCGCCCGCGAGGATTCGCGCTGGCGGGAGATGTGCTTCGGTGCGCTCGAGGGTGCGAGGACCCGTCGCTTCGGCCGGCTGATCGTCGCGCATGGCGAGCTGCGGCCGGCTCTCGAGGAGCTGGCCGAGCGCGACCCCTCGGCAGAGCATCCGGATGCCGTGGTGCAGCGCTCGCGTGCTGCCCTGGCCGCCGCCGCCCAGTCGGGTGAGGAGGTTCTCGTCGTGACCAGCGGCATCACGAAGCTGCTGCTGCTGGATGCCCTGGAAGCCGACCTCTCGCACCTGGACGCCGGGCCCCCGCACCTCTCGCTCTCGACCGTCACGCTGGAGAAGCGCGGGGGTGCCTGGCGTGTCGACCGCGCCGTGCGCGACACGCTCTGA